TGCTGGTTGTGGATGATGATGCGGATACTCGGCTTCTACTTGCAATGGCACTTGAATCCGAGGGAGCAGAAGTTCTGACAGCCGCTTCGGCAAAGGAAGCTCTTGACTTGTTAGCCTGGCGCAAGCCAGACGCACTCCTCTGTGACCTTGGGCTACCTGAAGTGAATGGTTGTCAACTTCTCCAGGCAATCAGAACTAAAAAGGCCAGAGTTTGGCAACGAATTCCAGCCATTGCTGTCACGGCTTACGACAGCAAGCAAGTTCAGCCAGAAGCACTGGCAGCTGGATTTCAACTGCTTTTCACCAAACCAATCGATTTGGATGGGCTGACTGCCGCGATCGCAGAGCTAACTCAATCTAAAGTCTGTGATTTGATACATTCGAAAGCGGTCTCAGCGTTAGGGACAGAACACTCAGGGGCAGTGGAGAACGCTTAGAAGAGAGTGGAAGACGAATCTAAAGGAAATATTAAGTCTAGTGGCATCAAAAAAGTTTAACGGTAGCTTAACGTAGCGTATAGCGTTGAAACTTTACGCCCCTTAAAACGGGGTCAGCTCTTATAAAGGCCCTGACCATAAACTTTACGGAATACTTTACAAAGTGCCAACTCTAAAAAGGGTTGGCACTTTGTAATTGAG
The Trichocoleus sp. FACHB-46 genome window above contains:
- a CDS encoding response regulator yields the protein MSKLRNRCLLVVDDDADTRLLLAMALESEGAEVLTAASAKEALDLLAWRKPDALLCDLGLPEVNGCQLLQAIRTKKARVWQRIPAIAVTAYDSKQVQPEALAAGFQLLFTKPIDLDGLTAAIAELTQSKVCDLIHSKAVSALGTEHSGAVENA